A single window of Meiothermus sp. DNA harbors:
- a CDS encoding YhjD/YihY/BrkB family envelope integrity protein, translating to MQAFLGQAYQLYIRSHIPFFSAALAYYALFSLMPLLILLAGIFGFVLSGNEDLRNAVLVRLIELVVLLFPTQPDLAQTVVNFLTRGAFPLTLASLLILLWASSNFFAALAYALGIIFGSPVPSHPAAVSPESAAVVHPHRLRRLWQRGSHLLQVMRGRIAGLLAPLLLGLALILLALLGLAMGFLLRYLPAELSFLRGGVEVVVPILGALLLFFLTYMLLPIPTPRVLAAFAAALLAALAWEGVRLGLPLLLPRTQYELIYGPIAGFLLALAGFYLTMWILLVGALLAKILTDRSSDTI from the coding sequence ATGCAAGCCTTCCTCGGCCAGGCCTACCAGCTTTACATACGCTCACACATTCCGTTTTTCTCGGCGGCGCTGGCCTATTATGCCCTTTTTAGTCTGATGCCGTTGCTGATTCTGCTGGCAGGCATCTTTGGTTTCGTGCTCTCGGGCAACGAAGACCTGCGCAACGCCGTGCTGGTGCGGCTGATCGAACTGGTGGTGCTGCTCTTCCCGACCCAGCCCGACCTGGCCCAGACGGTGGTGAACTTCCTAACTCGAGGGGCCTTCCCCCTCACGCTGGCCAGTCTGCTGATTTTGCTCTGGGCCAGCAGCAACTTTTTCGCTGCCCTGGCCTATGCCCTGGGCATCATTTTTGGAAGCCCGGTGCCAAGCCATCCGGCGGCGGTCTCCCCGGAAAGCGCCGCCGTCGTCCACCCCCACCGCTTGCGCCGGCTATGGCAGCGCGGGTCGCACCTGTTGCAGGTCATGCGCGGGCGCATCGCCGGCCTGCTGGCCCCCCTGCTCTTGGGTCTGGCTCTGATTTTGCTGGCCCTGCTGGGGCTGGCCATGGGCTTTCTGTTGCGCTACCTGCCTGCTGAGTTGAGTTTTTTGCGTGGCGGGGTGGAGGTGGTGGTACCCATTCTGGGGGCGTTGTTGCTTTTTTTTCTCACCTACATGCTGCTCCCCATCCCCACCCCGCGGGTGCTGGCGGCCTTTGCAGCGGCCCTGCTGGCGGCCCTGGCCTGGGAGGGGGTTCGGCTGGGGCTGCCGCTGCTGCTGCCCCGCACCCAGTACGAGCTGATCTATGGCCCCATCGCCGGTTTTTTGCTGGCTTTGGCGGGCTTTTACCTGACCATGTGGATTCTGCTGGTGGGGGCCTTGCTGGCCAAAATCTTGACGGATCGCTCGAGCGACACCATATGA
- a CDS encoding ABC transporter permease subunit — translation MSHPVPTPAPPTQAPAAIKLSGVSVAFEGQEVLKGVDLEVQKGEFVAIIGPSGGGKSTLLRVVAGLLKAKQGTVEVLGRPAMVFQDYRLLPWRTVEQNIRLPIELTGRGKIETYLGMKPYRHLYPHQLSGGMKARVAIARALAQDAEVLLMDEPFAALDALVRERFNLELKQLHERTGKTILFVTHSIREAVYLADRVVVLTGGKIDAILDTKHEGRITAFTDGLEAELRERLGVADSTLIEPPPKPLRPPWEVFGVLGLAGLLLLSWTWLSDRIPLFFPSPFAVWQAAVQNAPQLAQSALATLEVAALGVLCALLIGMPVGYWMGRSRIVERLLSPFIVALQAIPTVIVAPLLVIWFGFSLEAKLITTTLISIFPVMVSTMVGVREVDRIYREVFQTIGSSAWGVFAKLEVPGALPVVLGGLRLTVSLALIGAVVADFTFQGEGLGAFANTERLSFRYANAFAAVGVNVVLGIVLYGLVAWLESYVLRYRRR, via the coding sequence ATGAGCCACCCCGTGCCCACCCCGGCCCCCCCCACCCAGGCGCCTGCTGCCATTAAGCTCTCGGGCGTTTCGGTGGCGTTTGAGGGGCAAGAGGTGCTCAAGGGGGTCGACCTCGAGGTGCAAAAAGGCGAGTTTGTGGCCATCATTGGCCCCTCGGGTGGGGGCAAGAGCACCCTGTTGCGGGTGGTGGCGGGGTTGCTCAAGGCCAAGCAGGGCACGGTGGAGGTGCTGGGCCGCCCGGCCATGGTTTTTCAAGATTACCGACTGCTGCCCTGGCGCACCGTGGAGCAGAACATCCGGCTGCCCATCGAACTCACCGGCCGGGGTAAAATTGAGACCTATCTGGGCATGAAGCCCTATCGCCACCTCTACCCACACCAGCTTTCTGGAGGCATGAAGGCCCGCGTGGCCATCGCCCGGGCCCTGGCCCAGGACGCCGAGGTGCTGCTGATGGACGAGCCCTTCGCGGCCCTGGACGCCCTGGTGCGCGAGCGCTTCAACCTCGAGCTCAAGCAACTCCACGAGCGCACCGGCAAAACCATCCTGTTTGTGACCCACAGCATTCGCGAGGCGGTCTACCTGGCCGACCGGGTGGTGGTGCTCACGGGCGGCAAAATTGATGCGATTCTGGACACCAAGCACGAAGGGCGCATCACGGCCTTTACCGATGGACTCGAGGCCGAGTTGCGCGAACGGCTGGGCGTGGCCGACTCCACCTTGATCGAGCCGCCGCCCAAGCCCCTGCGCCCACCGTGGGAAGTGTTTGGGGTGCTGGGCTTGGCGGGGCTGTTGCTCCTGAGCTGGACTTGGCTCTCAGATCGAATCCCCCTGTTTTTTCCCTCGCCCTTTGCAGTGTGGCAGGCTGCGGTACAAAACGCCCCACAACTGGCCCAAAGCGCCTTGGCCACGCTCGAGGTCGCAGCACTGGGGGTGCTATGTGCCTTGTTGATCGGTATGCCTGTTGGCTACTGGATGGGGCGCAGTAGGATTGTTGAGCGGCTTTTGTCCCCTTTTATCGTGGCATTGCAGGCCATTCCCACGGTGATCGTGGCCCCCCTTCTGGTGATCTGGTTCGGCTTTAGCTTAGAGGCCAAGCTCATTACCACCACCCTTATTTCCATTTTCCCTGTAATGGTCTCGACCATGGTAGGGGTACGCGAGGTGGATCGGATTTACCGCGAGGTGTTTCAGACCATAGGCTCAAGTGCCTGGGGGGTTTTTGCCAAGCTCGAGGTGCCCGGCGCTTTGCCGGTGGTGCTGGGAGGGTTGCGTCTTACGGTCTCACTGGCTCTGATCGGCGCGGTGGTCGCCGACTTCACCTTTCAAGGCGAAGGTTTGGGCGCGTTTGCTAACACCGAGCGGCTATCCTTCCGCTACGCCAACGCTTTCGCCGCGGTGGGGGTCAATGTGGTGCTGGGCATTGTGCTGTACGGGCTGGTGGCCTGGCTAGAAAGCTATGTGCTCCGTTACCGACGCAGGTAA
- a CDS encoding SWIM zinc finger domain-containing protein, whose translation MRLELESLLALADEKVLERGKALFLHGAVKEAARSRGRLQARVEGSAPFPYRVEINLSKGKWQCSCPYTWGPVCKHVVAVAFAALEAPEIFSRKKLGKSTPVNLGPLLELSDDELLRFLWQLAEERPEVLEEFAYNLMQRYE comes from the coding sequence GTGCGCCTGGAACTAGAAAGCCTGCTGGCCCTGGCCGACGAGAAGGTTTTGGAGCGGGGCAAGGCACTTTTTCTGCATGGGGCAGTGAAGGAGGCCGCCCGAAGCCGGGGGCGTTTGCAGGCCAGGGTCGAGGGCAGCGCGCCTTTTCCGTATCGGGTCGAGATCAACCTGAGCAAAGGCAAGTGGCAGTGTTCGTGCCCCTACACCTGGGGGCCGGTGTGCAAGCACGTGGTGGCGGTGGCCTTTGCCGCCCTGGAAGCCCCCGAAATTTTCAGCCGCAAAAAACTGGGCAAAAGCACCCCGGTGAACCTGGGGCCCTTGCTCGAGCTCTCCGACGACGAGCTGCTGCGCTTCTTGTGGCAACTGGCCGAAGAACGCCCGGAGGTGTTGGAGGAGTTTGCTTACAACCTGATGCAGCGGTATGAATGA
- a CDS encoding ABC transporter substrate-binding protein, translated as MKQLFVLLAVLMSLGMAQTQKVRVGLGYIPDVQFAPFYAGVVEGLYGKRGLEVEFQHGFASELYPLLAQGKLDFVVADAEDVIALRVQGIPLKYVMALYQSVPNALFSLAEKNIKSVRDLKGKTIGMPGMFGVSLTSLQAILRAAGLKESDVKIVNIGFTQAEAIVQKRVDVAMGFVNNEPVFLQGQGIKLNVIPAGPYNRSPGNGIITTDRVLENADLVKRFLGASQEALAFTITNPRKAFEAAKKYVQNLDEMRYAVLTASIRLYQSPYTRQNGLGFSNPQGWQSSLTLLKQTGRVKTDLPPTAFYTNEFLQRGIQAQTAAQR; from the coding sequence ATGAAACAACTGTTTGTTTTGCTGGCGGTCTTGATGTCGTTGGGGATGGCGCAAACGCAAAAGGTGCGGGTGGGGCTTGGATACATTCCCGATGTGCAGTTTGCCCCTTTTTACGCTGGGGTGGTAGAGGGCTTGTATGGTAAACGGGGCCTCGAGGTGGAGTTTCAGCATGGTTTCGCCAGTGAGCTTTATCCCCTGCTTGCGCAGGGCAAGCTCGACTTTGTGGTGGCCGACGCCGAGGACGTAATTGCGCTGCGGGTGCAGGGTATTCCCCTGAAGTACGTTATGGCGCTTTACCAGTCGGTGCCCAATGCCCTATTTTCTCTGGCCGAGAAGAACATCAAGTCGGTACGCGACCTTAAGGGCAAGACCATTGGCATGCCCGGGATGTTCGGGGTTTCGTTGACCTCCTTGCAAGCCATTCTGCGGGCGGCGGGCTTGAAGGAAAGCGATGTCAAGATTGTTAACATCGGCTTTACCCAAGCCGAGGCCATCGTACAGAAGCGGGTGGACGTGGCCATGGGCTTCGTCAACAACGAGCCGGTCTTCTTGCAAGGCCAGGGGATCAAGCTCAACGTAATCCCCGCTGGGCCCTACAACCGCTCGCCGGGTAACGGCATCATCACCACCGACAGGGTGCTCGAGAACGCCGATCTAGTGAAGCGCTTTCTCGGGGCCTCGCAGGAGGCTTTAGCCTTCACCATCACCAACCCGCGCAAGGCCTTCGAAGCTGCCAAGAAATACGTACAGAACCTCGACGAGATGCGATATGCGGTACTGACCGCCTCCATCAGGCTCTACCAGTCGCCCTACACCCGTCAGAACGGGCTGGGCTTCTCCAATCCCCAGGGCTGGCAGAGCAGCCTCACCTTGCTGAAGCAGACCGGGCGTGTCAAGACCGACCTGCCCCCCACGGCTTTTTACACCAACGAGTTCTTGCAGCGGGGCATACAGGCCCAAACCGCCGCTCAGCGCTAA
- a CDS encoding VOC family protein codes for MTKSPTQTLALTGLTLRVQNLERQLAFYRDLLGLEVIRQQGPQTDLALPGRQFTLTLLHEPTAPLRPQPTLGLYHFALLLPSRADLAAIFRRLVEARYPHFQGASDHGVSEALYLADPEGNGLELYRDRPRPEWPFRGDRLAMVTKALDLEALLSEARNSRPLEAQTTLGHLHLHVRDLDEAQAFFEGLGLALMQGDYPGARFLAADGYHHHIGINLWARGRTAPPGATGLLGYRIAIRNQTPKTLTDPGGAQVQIVDSSGFPPIHPVQ; via the coding sequence ATGACGAAAAGCCCTACCCAAACCCTTGCGCTCACCGGCCTCACCCTACGGGTGCAGAACCTGGAGCGTCAACTAGCCTTCTACCGCGACCTGCTGGGCCTCGAGGTGATACGCCAGCAAGGCCCCCAGACCGACCTGGCCCTTCCGGGCCGGCAGTTCACCCTCACCCTACTGCACGAGCCCACGGCCCCCTTGCGCCCCCAGCCCACCCTGGGCCTTTACCACTTTGCTCTGCTATTACCCAGCCGGGCCGATCTGGCTGCGATCTTCCGGCGGCTGGTAGAGGCCCGCTACCCCCATTTCCAGGGCGCTTCCGATCACGGGGTTTCGGAGGCTCTCTACCTGGCCGACCCCGAGGGCAACGGCCTCGAGCTCTACCGTGACCGGCCTCGGCCCGAGTGGCCCTTTCGGGGCGACCGGCTGGCCATGGTCACCAAAGCACTCGATCTCGAGGCCCTTCTCTCCGAAGCAAGGAACAGCCGCCCACTCGAGGCCCAAACCACCCTGGGGCACCTGCACCTGCACGTGCGCGACCTGGACGAAGCCCAGGCCTTCTTCGAGGGGCTGGGCCTGGCGTTGATGCAAGGCGACTATCCCGGTGCCCGCTTTTTGGCCGCCGACGGCTACCACCACCACATCGGTATCAACCTGTGGGCCCGGGGCCGCACCGCCCCTCCCGGGGCCACCGGGCTGCTGGGCTACCGGATTGCCATCCGGAATCAAACACCCAAAACCCTTACCGATCCGGGTGGCGCACAGGTTCAGATTGTGGATTCATCGGGCTTCCCACCCATCCATCCCGTGCAGTAA
- a CDS encoding SDR family oxidoreductase, producing the protein MRVFITGGSGYLGSALLRLRPSLPWVLGASYHSTVPALSGVEWVRLDIRDAQSVEETLVRFEPEVVIHTAYSKADPEALLAITVRGSVHVAQACRKVGARLIHLSTDQVFDGTHPPYAESAVPHPITPYGRAKLEAERFIQAILPEATMVRTSLIWGLNPLDPTSRMVLEIADGVRSGGLFVDEYRSFVFVEDLARALWGLASLNQPGVLHLGGAEVLSRLEFGHLIAPLHGRDPARLVAQRRAEFPEPRPANCALDSTRAQSLLKTRLRGVQEVVQGLRR; encoded by the coding sequence GTGCGGGTTTTTATAACCGGTGGTAGCGGGTATCTGGGTAGCGCCCTGTTGCGCTTGCGACCCAGTTTGCCCTGGGTGCTGGGAGCCAGCTACCACAGCACTGTTCCGGCCTTGTCCGGGGTGGAGTGGGTACGACTGGATATTCGGGACGCCCAATCGGTAGAGGAGACCCTGGTGCGGTTTGAGCCGGAAGTTGTCATCCACACCGCTTACAGCAAGGCCGATCCGGAGGCCCTCTTGGCCATCACCGTGCGAGGCAGCGTCCACGTGGCCCAGGCGTGCCGGAAGGTGGGCGCCCGGCTTATTCACCTTTCCACCGACCAGGTGTTCGACGGCACACACCCACCTTATGCCGAGTCGGCGGTGCCCCACCCCATCACCCCCTACGGCCGGGCCAAGCTCGAGGCCGAGCGGTTCATACAGGCCATTCTGCCTGAAGCCACCATGGTGCGCACCTCGCTGATCTGGGGCCTGAACCCCCTAGACCCTACCAGCCGGATGGTATTGGAGATTGCCGATGGAGTGCGCTCAGGGGGGCTTTTTGTGGACGAGTACCGCTCTTTTGTGTTTGTCGAAGACCTGGCCCGAGCCCTGTGGGGGCTGGCCTCACTGAACCAGCCAGGGGTGCTACACCTAGGCGGAGCCGAGGTGTTGAGTCGGCTCGAGTTTGGCCACTTAATTGCTCCCCTGCACGGGCGCGACCCGGCCCGGCTGGTGGCGCAGCGCCGTGCCGAATTCCCCGAGCCCCGCCCGGCCAACTGCGCCCTGGATAGCACCCGGGCCCAGTCGCTTCTAAAGACCCGCCTGCGGGGGGTGCAAGAGGTGGTTCAGGGTTTGCGCCGGTAA
- a CDS encoding Fumble domain-containing protein — MKLGVDFGLSNTDVVLVEGQTLVTYQTLKTGPASAEALAKVLQTLGVRPSELGAIASAGGLSHRLPDTFEGLPIQKIGEAQAVGRGALALSGLSEALVVSAGTGTAMVAARGTEARHFTGSAVGGGTLLGLSRLLLGTADPLEVARLAALGNPSGVDSTLLDVIGGGIGHLPPDATAVNFGRLVDEVNPSREDLAAGLVTLVGQVIAMIAINAVRAAGLSQIVIVGHLPDLEPVRRAFERVWYFYQIEPKPLIPPLSGWATAYGAALCAV, encoded by the coding sequence ATGAAGCTCGGTGTGGACTTTGGGCTTTCCAATACCGATGTGGTCTTGGTGGAAGGCCAGACCCTCGTAACCTACCAAACTCTCAAGACCGGGCCGGCCAGTGCCGAAGCGCTGGCTAAAGTGTTGCAGACCTTGGGGGTACGGCCTTCGGAACTAGGGGCCATTGCCAGCGCCGGGGGTTTATCACACCGCCTCCCGGATACCTTTGAGGGGCTTCCCATCCAAAAAATCGGCGAGGCCCAGGCGGTAGGACGGGGGGCGCTGGCGCTATCCGGTTTATCGGAAGCCCTGGTGGTCTCGGCGGGCACCGGTACTGCCATGGTGGCTGCCCGGGGCACCGAGGCCCGGCACTTTACCGGCTCGGCGGTGGGGGGCGGCACCTTGCTGGGCCTGTCCCGACTACTCCTGGGCACAGCAGACCCCCTCGAGGTGGCCCGACTGGCTGCGCTGGGTAATCCTAGCGGCGTGGACTCAACGTTGCTGGACGTAATTGGCGGAGGTATCGGGCACCTTCCCCCCGACGCCACCGCGGTCAACTTTGGGCGTTTGGTAGATGAGGTAAACCCCAGCCGCGAGGACTTAGCCGCAGGTCTGGTCACACTGGTGGGGCAGGTGATCGCCATGATTGCCATCAACGCGGTGCGGGCTGCCGGGTTGTCGCAGATTGTGATTGTGGGGCACCTGCCCGACCTCGAGCCCGTGCGCCGGGCCTTCGAGCGGGTCTGGTACTTCTACCAGATTGAGCCCAAACCCCTCATTCCCCCCCTGTCGGGTTGGGCTACAGCCTATGGCGCGGCGCTTTGTGCGGTCTGA
- a CDS encoding trypsin-like serine protease, which yields MKPCTKQALFAMLALALAACGSSLQNTESGEVSSQITHGQLDGNRHPYVGLMVAQDVAGNPLWRCSGTLMSPTLFLTAGHCTEAPAAKVEIWFDADVDAGRPGNGYPFTGQTGGTPYTHPQYNPNAFYLYDLGLVVLDPSRAMHMSRYGALPKQDVLDDLARRRGLKNTTFTAVGYGLQRINPVFVEAARVRMFATPHLVQINVPGQTGDFSILLSNNASTGGTCFGDSGGPNFIGDSNVIGGVTSFGKNGNCAGTGGVYRVDRKDDLDWLATFGLFPQP from the coding sequence ATGAAGCCATGCACTAAGCAAGCCCTATTTGCCATGCTGGCCCTGGCTCTGGCAGCCTGTGGGAGTTCGCTACAGAACACCGAAAGCGGCGAGGTTTCGTCGCAAATTACCCATGGACAGCTCGATGGCAACCGCCACCCCTACGTGGGCCTGATGGTAGCCCAGGACGTAGCCGGCAACCCCCTTTGGCGGTGTAGCGGCACGCTAATGTCCCCGACGCTCTTCCTGACCGCCGGCCACTGCACCGAAGCACCCGCCGCAAAAGTGGAAATCTGGTTCGATGCCGACGTGGACGCCGGCAGACCCGGCAATGGGTATCCCTTCACCGGCCAAACCGGCGGAACCCCCTACACCCACCCGCAGTACAACCCCAACGCCTTCTACCTCTACGACCTGGGGCTAGTGGTGCTGGATCCAAGCCGCGCAATGCACATGAGCCGGTACGGGGCGCTGCCCAAACAAGATGTGCTCGACGACTTAGCCCGTCGGCGTGGCCTGAAAAACACCACCTTCACCGCGGTGGGCTACGGGCTGCAACGGATTAACCCGGTTTTTGTGGAGGCGGCCAGGGTGCGCATGTTTGCCACCCCCCACCTAGTGCAGATTAACGTGCCCGGACAGACCGGCGACTTCTCCATTTTGTTGTCCAACAACGCCAGCACCGGGGGTACCTGCTTTGGCGATTCGGGTGGGCCCAACTTTATCGGCGACAGCAATGTGATTGGCGGGGTGACTTCGTTTGGCAAGAACGGCAACTGCGCCGGCACGGGTGGGGTCTACCGGGTAGACCGCAAAGACGACCTGGACTGGCTCGCCACCTTTGGCTTGTTCCCCCAGCCGTAG
- the ispG gene encoding flavodoxin-dependent (E)-4-hydroxy-3-methylbut-2-enyl-diphosphate synthase gives MVVNRRKTPTVWVGKVPKGGDHPVVVQSMTNTDTADIEATVGQVWALARAGSEVVRMTVNNDEAAKAVPEIKRRLADLGVEVPLVGDFHFNGHILLRKYPEMALALDKYRINPGTVGKGKQQDPNFRTMCEVAVEFGKPVRIGVNWGSLDAGLLDEMMEANAARPQPKDAHQVTLETIVESAVRSYEWALKYGLTEDKIILSAKISNAPDLWWVYRELAKRTPAPLHLGLTEAGMGVSGIVTSTAGLVPLLAEGIGDTIRVSITPAPGEPRTKEVEVALEILQSIGVRQFSPSVASCPGCGRTTSTFFQELALQVSTRLNSQMPLWKTQYPGVENLKVAVMGCVVNGPGESKHADIGISLPGTGEAPRAPVYIDGQLATTLKGDQIAEEFMGMVEEYIQKRFGKQPV, from the coding sequence ATGGTAGTGAACCGCCGTAAAACGCCGACGGTCTGGGTGGGCAAAGTGCCCAAGGGGGGCGACCATCCGGTTGTGGTGCAATCCATGACCAATACCGACACCGCCGACATCGAAGCCACCGTGGGTCAGGTTTGGGCCCTGGCCAGAGCCGGCTCCGAGGTCGTGCGCATGACGGTTAACAACGATGAAGCTGCCAAAGCCGTGCCCGAAATCAAGCGCCGACTGGCCGACCTAGGGGTGGAGGTGCCGCTGGTGGGCGACTTTCACTTCAACGGGCACATCCTGTTGCGCAAATATCCCGAGATGGCGCTGGCGCTGGACAAGTACCGCATTAACCCCGGTACGGTGGGCAAGGGCAAGCAACAAGACCCCAACTTCAGAACCATGTGCGAGGTGGCGGTGGAGTTTGGCAAACCGGTGCGCATTGGGGTGAACTGGGGCTCGCTGGACGCGGGTTTGCTGGACGAGATGATGGAGGCCAACGCGGCCCGACCCCAACCCAAAGATGCCCACCAGGTCACGCTCGAGACCATTGTGGAGTCGGCGGTGCGCAGCTATGAGTGGGCCCTCAAATATGGCCTGACCGAAGACAAAATCATCCTTTCAGCCAAGATTTCCAACGCGCCCGACTTGTGGTGGGTCTACCGCGAGCTGGCCAAGCGTACCCCTGCTCCGCTGCACCTGGGGCTGACCGAGGCCGGTATGGGTGTGAGCGGCATCGTAACCAGCACGGCGGGGCTGGTTCCCCTGCTGGCCGAGGGCATTGGCGATACCATCCGGGTCTCCATTACCCCCGCCCCCGGCGAGCCCCGCACCAAGGAAGTGGAGGTAGCCCTGGAAATTCTGCAGTCCATCGGGGTACGGCAGTTCAGCCCCAGCGTAGCCAGTTGCCCCGGCTGTGGGCGCACCACCAGCACCTTCTTCCAAGAACTGGCCTTGCAGGTATCCACCCGCCTGAACTCTCAGATGCCGCTCTGGAAAACCCAGTACCCTGGGGTCGAAAACCTCAAAGTAGCGGTCATGGGTTGTGTAGTGAATGGCCCCGGCGAGTCCAAGCACGCCGACATCGGCATCTCGTTGCCCGGCACCGGCGAGGCCCCCCGCGCCCCGGTCTACATCGATGGACAGCTTGCCACCACCCTCAAGGGCGACCAGATTGCCGAGGAGTTTATGGGGATGGTGGAGGAGTACATCCAAAAACGCTTTGGCAAGCAGCCGGTGTAA
- a CDS encoding thioredoxin family protein encodes MLEYDQLPLGSPLIDAELPDLSGRMVKLSAFTEPFLAVMFICNHCPYVKGSIQEIVSLAHKYQGQVAFVGINSNDYERYPEDAPEAMRSFAQTHNFNFPYLLDETQNTAKAYKALRTPEVFVFDQSRKLRYHGRVNDTPKDPATVSEHTLDLVLSALVQGQEPPVTEAHAIGCTIKWKPGNEPTVRIG; translated from the coding sequence ATGCTCGAGTACGACCAGTTACCCCTGGGTAGCCCCCTAATAGACGCCGAGTTGCCCGACCTTTCAGGCCGAATGGTCAAACTCTCGGCCTTTACCGAACCCTTTCTGGCCGTCATGTTTATCTGCAACCACTGCCCCTACGTCAAGGGCTCCATCCAGGAGATTGTTTCTCTGGCCCACAAATACCAAGGGCAGGTGGCCTTTGTGGGCATCAATTCCAACGACTACGAGCGCTACCCCGAAGATGCACCCGAAGCCATGCGCTCTTTTGCCCAAACCCACAACTTCAACTTTCCTTACCTGCTCGACGAAACCCAGAACACCGCAAAGGCGTACAAAGCCCTGCGGACTCCAGAGGTTTTTGTCTTCGACCAGAGCCGCAAGCTGCGCTACCATGGGCGGGTCAACGACACCCCCAAAGACCCCGCCACCGTCTCCGAACACACCCTCGATCTGGTGCTCTCGGCGTTGGTGCAGGGCCAGGAGCCGCCCGTTACCGAGGCCCACGCCATCGGCTGTACCATCAAATGGAAGCCCGGCAACGAACCTACGGTGCGGATCGGTTGA
- a CDS encoding type I phosphomannose isomerase catalytic subunit, giving the protein MKPVIPAVGLMAEPVPRIWGGTRMAQRLGLQSPKPIGELWLAYDQNRIGSGPFAGKTLAEALPELGADFIGKAAYSKYGLELPLLVKFLDTAEWLSVQVHPDDAYAHTVEAARGFHGKTEAWYILEGEGEIVYGLREPMERENLARAAQDGTLWDRLRREWVVSEQVIPVPAGTIHALGPGLLLYEVQQRSDLTYRLYDYGRPRELHLEKGLDVAKRTPTPLPHPVPLPAHHKEILLACEAFVLERHHLRGRLTLRAPDDSFLLLTLIVGGAEWLEGSLSWGDTLLVGAGQTVELTGQAQFLGAFVPLAEWLDWYPSSARVFL; this is encoded by the coding sequence ATGAAGCCGGTGATTCCTGCGGTCGGCCTTATGGCCGAGCCCGTGCCCCGTATCTGGGGCGGAACGCGCATGGCCCAAAGGCTCGGTTTGCAGAGCCCAAAGCCCATTGGAGAGCTCTGGCTCGCCTACGATCAGAACCGTATTGGCTCAGGCCCGTTCGCCGGTAAAACCCTAGCTGAGGCCCTGCCCGAACTAGGAGCCGACTTTATCGGCAAAGCTGCGTATAGCAAGTATGGCCTCGAGCTCCCCCTGCTGGTCAAATTCCTCGATACCGCCGAGTGGCTCTCGGTACAGGTACACCCGGACGACGCCTATGCCCACACCGTAGAGGCGGCCCGTGGTTTTCATGGCAAGACCGAAGCCTGGTACATCCTGGAAGGCGAGGGTGAAATCGTCTACGGCCTGCGGGAGCCGATGGAACGCGAAAACCTGGCCCGAGCAGCCCAGGACGGCACCCTCTGGGACAGGCTTCGGCGGGAGTGGGTGGTCTCGGAACAGGTCATTCCGGTGCCCGCCGGCACCATTCACGCGCTGGGGCCGGGCCTGTTGCTCTACGAGGTGCAGCAGCGCTCCGATCTGACCTATCGTCTGTATGACTACGGACGACCCCGCGAGTTGCACCTGGAGAAAGGGCTGGATGTGGCCAAACGAACCCCTACCCCCCTCCCGCACCCGGTTCCGCTGCCCGCCCACCACAAGGAAATCCTGCTGGCCTGCGAGGCCTTTGTGCTCGAGCGTCATCACCTGCGCGGCAGACTGACCCTACGGGCTCCTGACGATAGTTTCTTGCTCCTGACCCTAATTGTGGGGGGGGCCGAGTGGCTCGAGGGATCGCTCTCCTGGGGCGATACCCTGCTCGTTGGAGCCGGGCAGACCGTCGAGCTCACCGGACAGGCCCAGTTTCTGGGGGCTTTTGTGCCTTTGGCGGAATGGCTGGACTGGTATCCAAGCTCGGCTCGGGTTTTTCTATAA
- a CDS encoding metallophosphoesterase: protein MRILALSDQVHPFIYQERFPHNLPPFDLVLVAGDLPGSYIEFVATKVTVPVVYVHGNHKEEYVQDYLGHLTPPGGAIKAHGRIVEVAGLRIAGWGGCPRYNNRQIGQYSEAEAQGRFLTWFPSLMSRRLVKGHGVDILLSHAPPPGPHAGPDFAHRGSSALGLFHRLYRPKIHVHGHIHLYEAQPKREYISPEGVRVINAFEYTLFEL, encoded by the coding sequence ATGCGCATTCTTGCCCTCTCCGACCAGGTTCACCCCTTCATTTACCAAGAACGCTTTCCCCACAACCTTCCCCCCTTTGACCTGGTGTTGGTGGCCGGCGATCTACCAGGCAGCTACATTGAGTTTGTGGCGACCAAGGTGACTGTGCCGGTGGTGTATGTGCACGGCAACCACAAAGAGGAGTATGTGCAAGACTACCTGGGCCACCTAACCCCGCCGGGCGGGGCCATCAAGGCTCATGGGCGCATCGTGGAGGTGGCAGGGCTTCGGATTGCTGGCTGGGGGGGCTGCCCTCGCTACAACAACCGCCAGATTGGGCAGTATAGCGAAGCCGAAGCCCAGGGCCGTTTTTTGACTTGGTTTCCAAGCCTGATGAGCCGCCGCCTCGTAAAGGGGCATGGGGTGGATATTTTGCTTAGCCATGCCCCGCCCCCCGGCCCCCATGCCGGCCCCGACTTTGCCCACCGGGGCAGCAGTGCGCTCGGCTTGTTCCACCGCTTGTACCGCCCTAAAATCCATGTTCACGGCCACATCCACCTGTATGAAGCCCAGCCCAAACGCGAGTACATTAGCCCGGAGGGTGTACGGGTCATCAATGCCTTCGAGTACACTTTGTTCGAGCTATGA